One window from the genome of Carcharodon carcharias isolate sCarCar2 chromosome 9, sCarCar2.pri, whole genome shotgun sequence encodes:
- the sox3 gene encoding transcription factor Sox-3 → MYSMMETELKSAVSQSNTGTVGNSAPGNNGKNGSNNPDRVKRPMNAFMVWSRGQRRKMAQENPKMHNSEISKRLGADWKLLSDSEKRPFIDEAKRLRALHMKEHPDYKYRPRRKTKTLIKKDKYSLPGGLLSPGSVPVNSSVGVSQRMESYPHMNGWANGTYPLMQDQLAYSQHPGINSPQIQQMHRYEMASLQYSPMMSTAQSYMNAASTYSMSPAYGQQNTSSMALGSMVKTEPTSPPPLTSHSRGACLGDLRDMISMYLPPGGDGGDPSSQSSRLHSVHQHYQSTAIPGTGLGQSTFLHGRDSF, encoded by the exons ATGTATAGTATGATGGAAACCGAGCTGAAGTCGGCTGTTTCCCAGTCCAACACGGGGACAGTCGGCAACAGCGCTCCCGGGAACAATGGCAAAAACGGCAGTAACAACCCGGACCGGGTGAAGCGACCCATGAACGCTTTCATGGTGTGGTCCAGGGGCCAGAGGAGGAAGATGGCCCAGGAGAATCCAAAGATGCACAATTCGGAGATCAGCAAGAGACTCGGAGCGGACTGGAAACTTCTTTCTGACTCTGAGAAGCGGCCCTTCATAGACGAAGCCAAGCGTTTGAGAGCGTTACACATGAAGGAACATCCGGATTACAAATACCGACCCAGGCGGAAAACCAAAACCCTCATTAAAAAGGACAAGTACTCGCTCCCCGGCGGACTGCTTTCCCCAGGGTCAGTGCCGGTCAATAGTAGCGTGGGGGTCAGCCAGAGAATGGAGAGCTACCCCCATATGAACGGTTGGGCCAACGGGACTTACCCGCTGATGCAGGACCAGTTGGCTTATTCTCAACATCCAGGTATCAACAGCCCCCAGATCCAGCAGATGCACCGCTATGAGATGGCCAGTCTCCAGTACAGCCCCATGATGTCCACAGCCCAGAGTTACATGAACGCCGCGTCCACTTACAGCATGTCTCCCGCCTATGGTCAGCAGAACACGTCAAGCATGGCGCTGGGCTCCATGGTGAAGACAGAGCCTACCAGCCCTCCTCCGCTAacctctcactcccggggagcgTGCCTGGGTGACCTTCGGGATATGATTAGCATGTACCTCCCTCCCGGAGGAGATGGTGGGGACCCCTCTTCCCAGAGCAGCAGACTGCACAGTGTTCACCAGCACTATCAGAGCACAGCTATACCGGGCACAGGG TTGGGACAATCAACGTTTCTACACGGACGAGACTCCTTTTAG